From Myxocyprinus asiaticus isolate MX2 ecotype Aquarium Trade chromosome 49, UBuf_Myxa_2, whole genome shotgun sequence, a single genomic window includes:
- the LOC127438524 gene encoding sarcalumenin-like — MRLLLPVCCLLALLALTTADAVVSETEPLVPLQLKPEGELFACCDGTEEISQSSSNDTPAPERPVCQPCTTGAHIDTTADEVSSSEEEEEEVVSEEKAAELIEDETSYEEIFEEEAQEEEVELEEEETSEEMVEEEVLEVSNDVGEVSEPEAEAEVDSDVEAPTAVEEPVKEEAPEEAEEDFQAEEGVEDADEVLQTEDEVEQVSQNDVEVEEAKFSQTEEEVEEEEEVFQTKEEVEEEEVSQSEEEINVEMDVSQTEEIPQPEEVAKEVSNAKEVSQNVPQVEEDTEPLEQVEERPEETTITAEKEAFPEEEEAVPVKEGESEVAIVAEKQPVILKGRVSVSSVEEPEPFIEADMVETEEAVVAAAEELEVVEEVVEIVQEVTEELAVPTQKQIVVQEGVPTLPEEVTVKEVSAEEPAPKASAKVVKTPGSGMRDRSHIEEMLRLATAEPSQEFVDALKKLQHIYNTAIKPLENAYKYNELRQHEVSDAEITSKPMVLFLGPWSVGKSSMINYLLDLDDTSQQLYTGAEPTTSEYTVLMHGGKVRTIEGIVMAADSSRSFSPLEKFGQGFLEKLVGIEMPHKLLERVTFVDTPGIIENRKQQERGYPYSEVCQWFIDRADLIFLVFDPTKLDVGLELEMLFRQMKGRESQIRIILNKADSLTTQNLMRVYGALFWSMAPLINVTEPPRVYVSSFWPQDYAADTNRDLFMREEISLLEDLNQVIENRLENKIAFIRQHGIRVRIHALLVDRYLQTYYDKLGWFSDPDEVFRDVVSDPDKFYIFKSILAKTNVSKFDLPEPEAYRDFFGVNPPSGFKLLSSHCSWSGGCLLEKIEKAITEDLPALLSSLAVKKETIIEPAAETKEKPKNHWRRQ, encoded by the exons ATGCAGTGGTGTCTGAGACTGAGCCACTTGTACCTCTGCAGCTGAAGCCTGAAGGCGAGCTATTCGCATGCTGTGATGGCACAGAAGAAATTAGCCAAAGTTCCTCCAATGACACACCTGCACCAGAGAGACCCGTCTGCCAACCTTGCACCACTGGTGCACATATTGATACCACTGCAGATGAAGTCAGCTCAagtgaggaggaagaggaggaggttgTTTCAGAAGAGAAAGCTGCAGAGTTGATTGAAGACGAGACATCTTATGAAGAGATATTTGAGGAGGAGGCTCAGGAAGAGGAGGTAGAACTTGAGGAGGAAGAGACATCTGAGGAAATGGTGGAGGAAGAAGTTCTTGAGGTGTCAAATGATGTGGGAGAGGTGTCAGAACCAGAGGCAGAGGCTGAGGTAGACAGTGATGTAGAGGCACCTACGGCTGTTGAGGAACCTGTGAAAGAGGAAGCACCTGAGGAGGCAGAAGAGGATTTCCAGGCTGAAGAAGGGGTGGAGGATGCAGATGAGGTTTTACAGACTGAAGACGAGGTAGAGCAGGTTTCACAGAATGATGTGGAGGTAGAGGAAGCAAAGTTTTCTCAGACTGAAGAGGAGGTTGAGGAGGAAGAAGAGGTTTTCCAGACTAAAGAGGAGGTTGAGGAAGAGGAGGTTTCCCAGAGTGAAGaggaaataaatgtggaaatggaTGTTTCTCAGACTGAGGAGATCCCTCAACCTGAGGAGGTGGCAAAGGAGGTTTCAAATGCCAAAGAGGTGTCTCAAAATGTTCCACAGGTTGAAGAAGACACAGAGCCATTGGAGCAAGTGGAAGAGAGACCAGAAGAGACTACAATAACGGCAGAGAAAGAAGCTTTCCCTGAAGAGGAGGAAGCTGTACCAGTGAAGGAAGGAGAATCAGAGGTTGCTATAGTTGCAGAAAAACAGCCTGTTATTTTGAAAGGAAGAGTGAGTGTCTCATCTGTGGAAGAACCTGAACCCTTCATAGAAGCTGATATGGTTGAAACAGAAGAGGCTGTTGTAGCAGCTGCTGAGGAACTTGAGGTTGTTGAGGAGGTAGTGGAAATAGTCCAAGAGGTAACTGAGGAGCTTGCTGTACCTACTCAAAAACAAATTGTGGTCCAAGAAGGTGTTCCAACACTTCCTGAAGAAGTAACAGTAAAAGAGGTATCCGCTGAAGAACCAGCACCCAAAGCATCTGCTAAAG TGGTGAAAACTCCAGGTTCTGGCATGAGAGATCGGTCTCACATTGAAGAAATGCTGCGTCTGGCCACAGCTGAACCTTCACAGGAATTTGTTG ATGCCTTGAAGAAGCTGCAACATATCTACAACACAGCAATTAAACCCCTAGAGAATGCCTACAAATACAATGAGCTCAGACAGCATGAAGTATCAG ATGCAGAGATCACCTCTAAGCCCATGGTACTCTTCCTGGGTCCCTGGAGTGTTGGCAAGTCTTCCATGATCAATTATCTTCTGGATCTCGATGACACTTCACAACAACTTTACACAG GAGCTGAGCCGACAACCTCAGAATACACTGTACTAATGCATGGTGGGAAGGTTCGCACCATTGAGGGCATTGTCATGGCAGCAGACAGTTCCCGCTCCTTCTCACCACTAGAGAAATTTGGACAGGGTTTCCTGGAAAAGCTGGTTGGAATCGAGATGCCACACAAACTCCTGGAGCGTGTCACCTTTGTGGACACACCTGGAATCATTGAGAACCGCAAGCAACAAGAGAGAG GTTACCCCTATAGTGAAGTGTGCCAGTGGTTTATAGACCGTGCTGACCTCATCTTCCTGGTTTTTGACCCCACCAAACTGGATGTAGGATTAGAACTTGAAATGCTATTCAGACAGATGAAGGGACGCGAGTCACAGATCCGTATCATACTCAACAAAGCTGACAGTCTGACGACCCAGAACCTAATGCGTGTGTATGGCGCCCTCTTCTGGAGCATGGCTCCCCTGATTAATGTGACAGAGCCCCCTCGTGTCTATGTGAGCTCCTTCTGGCCACAAGACTATGCTGCAGACACCAACAGAGACCTTTTCATGCGTGAGGAGATCTCTCTGCTGGAGGACCTGAATCAGGTAATTGAGAACCGCTTAGAGAACAAGATTGCCTTCATCCGCCAGCATGGCATCCGCGTACGCATCCACGCTCTCCTGGTGGACCGCTACCTGCAGACGTACTATGACAAGCTTGGCTGGTTCAGTGACCCCGATGAGGTGTTCCGTGATGTTGTCAGTGATCCTGACAAGTTCTACATCTTTAAGTCTATTTTGGCCAAGACCAATGTGAGTAAGTTTGACTTGCCGGAACCGGAAGCATACCGGGACTTCTTTGGAGTGAATCCTCCCAGTGGCTTTAAGCTTCTTTCCTCACACTGCAGCTGGTCAGGTGGATGCCTGCTGGAGAAGATTGAGAAGGCAATCACAGAGGACCTACCTGCTTTGCTCAGTAGCTTGGCAGTGAAGAAGGAAACCATAATAGAGCCAGCTGCAGAGACCAAGGAGAAACCCAAAAACCATTGGAGGAGACAGTGA